A stretch of uncultured Fibrobacter sp. DNA encodes these proteins:
- a CDS encoding T9SS type A sorting domain-containing protein, with amino-acid sequence MKNLKHIAFSMVATAALSQAATAEFNWSNVSMGGGGFVSAVIASPVDKGLFYARTDVGGAYRWNESTARWESMMDWVDVSERGLLGIEAIAVDPQESGVVYMVAGTSYWNNGRTAFLRSSDKGESWDVLYTWDEDGTKGSKVTRFGAHGNGMGRGNGEALAIDPNDSKIMFYGSKNKGLWKSTDNGTNWSHVDAWKTAAGSDTTWNGSGFSFVQFAPGSSKVMYAGFLREGTTAKGTFENVFTSTDGGASWKALPIPDSLRRTAGGSIVRLMPQRAVISGDGKKMTVTFADGAGPHSMMWDEGWGMIYDGFGRGAVLQLDVASATWSDVSPENFLDEGGDAKYDKVDVKGMVDCEAAGGTGKTCEEYYPYIAPYGGIAINPKNANEMVVTTEGYRGPQFWYTATSDTSGKWSDQWGTNIYHTTDGGKTWIASFKYYWMEGGVYPTTKQMDANGIGWMHNGSIHWSGSVAMDPFDNNRVFVTSGNGIFRCDNLSDYVYKEAENSWEEPQLTMNQVWHFSAHGVEETVPFEVVSIPGGPMVSIIGDYDGFRHDDIAKYPAFRHQTNVGGSNVSLGTTQGLAYAPKSGKLAKVADKRAYEGQYNAIPIAPVQYSLDSGKTWTVETYTGPDEKAAKGTVALSAKGTYTIWVPMEGTTDVYRNYNGTTWEKVSGIDNTAYVVGDPENDDVFYAYTKADGKFYKSSDAGASFKAVSTPGESAFKKFRAIPGYEGDLWLPVAIQDPSNGTPASGKLLHSTDGGATWAAVEGVGYCEAVGYGAPKEKGGYPAIYVFATVGKVTGVFGSDDKGKTWTRVNDDGHEYGGLANGEFVMGDMNTYGVVYMSTAGRGIAARVPSDWEMGSSNSEGTTKVAPAVKTVANASVGYHHGNLELTLSASSVRVSVFDMNGKKLSSRYYSSSTSVPLKELVKAKGSYFVRVDSGTKVLFANRVIVTK; translated from the coding sequence ATGAAAAATTTGAAGCATATTGCTTTTTCGATGGTGGCCACGGCGGCACTTTCGCAGGCGGCTACGGCGGAATTTAACTGGAGCAACGTGAGCATGGGCGGGGGCGGATTCGTCTCCGCCGTGATAGCGTCTCCGGTCGACAAGGGACTGTTCTATGCCCGTACCGACGTGGGCGGCGCTTACCGCTGGAATGAATCGACTGCCCGCTGGGAATCGATGATGGACTGGGTCGATGTTTCCGAGCGAGGCCTTTTGGGTATCGAGGCCATTGCCGTTGACCCGCAGGAATCGGGCGTTGTGTATATGGTGGCGGGAACCAGTTACTGGAACAACGGCCGTACGGCGTTCCTCCGCAGTAGCGACAAGGGTGAATCTTGGGATGTCCTTTACACTTGGGACGAAGATGGAACCAAGGGCTCCAAGGTGACGCGCTTTGGCGCTCACGGCAATGGCATGGGCCGCGGAAACGGCGAGGCCCTGGCGATTGACCCGAACGATTCCAAGATAATGTTTTATGGCTCCAAGAATAAGGGGCTCTGGAAATCGACGGATAATGGAACGAATTGGAGCCATGTGGATGCCTGGAAAACCGCTGCAGGGAGCGATACGACTTGGAATGGTTCGGGATTCAGCTTTGTTCAGTTTGCTCCGGGAAGTTCCAAGGTGATGTACGCGGGGTTCCTTCGCGAAGGGACTACAGCCAAGGGAACGTTCGAAAACGTTTTCACCTCGACTGACGGCGGTGCAAGCTGGAAGGCCTTGCCGATTCCGGATTCTCTGCGTCGCACGGCCGGCGGGAGCATTGTGCGCCTGATGCCGCAGCGTGCGGTGATTTCGGGTGATGGCAAGAAGATGACGGTGACCTTTGCCGATGGTGCGGGGCCGCATTCCATGATGTGGGACGAAGGCTGGGGCATGATTTACGACGGCTTTGGTCGTGGCGCGGTGCTGCAACTTGATGTGGCGTCGGCGACTTGGTCCGACGTTTCTCCGGAAAACTTCCTGGACGAAGGCGGCGATGCCAAGTACGACAAGGTGGACGTGAAAGGCATGGTCGACTGCGAAGCCGCAGGCGGCACCGGCAAGACTTGCGAAGAATATTACCCCTACATTGCCCCTTATGGTGGTATTGCTATCAATCCGAAAAATGCAAACGAAATGGTGGTGACGACCGAAGGTTACCGTGGTCCGCAGTTCTGGTACACGGCCACGAGCGATACCAGCGGCAAGTGGAGCGACCAGTGGGGTACTAACATTTACCACACGACCGATGGCGGCAAAACCTGGATTGCAAGCTTCAAGTATTACTGGATGGAAGGCGGTGTGTATCCGACGACCAAGCAGATGGATGCCAATGGAATTGGCTGGATGCATAACGGTTCTATTCACTGGTCCGGTAGCGTTGCCATGGATCCGTTTGACAACAACCGCGTCTTTGTGACTTCGGGTAACGGCATTTTCCGCTGCGACAACCTGAGCGATTATGTGTACAAGGAAGCGGAGAATTCCTGGGAAGAACCGCAGCTCACCATGAACCAGGTGTGGCATTTTTCGGCGCATGGTGTCGAAGAAACGGTGCCCTTTGAAGTGGTGAGCATTCCGGGCGGCCCGATGGTTTCGATTATCGGTGACTACGACGGATTCCGTCACGATGACATCGCAAAATATCCCGCCTTTAGGCACCAGACGAATGTGGGCGGCTCTAATGTATCGCTGGGTACGACGCAGGGCCTTGCTTATGCTCCCAAGAGCGGTAAATTGGCCAAGGTGGCTGACAAGCGCGCCTATGAAGGCCAGTACAATGCAATTCCCATTGCCCCGGTGCAGTATTCGCTTGACTCGGGCAAGACTTGGACTGTCGAGACCTATACAGGGCCTGACGAAAAAGCGGCTAAGGGCACGGTGGCTCTTTCGGCAAAAGGTACTTACACCATCTGGGTTCCGATGGAAGGAACGACCGATGTCTATCGCAATTACAACGGCACGACTTGGGAAAAGGTTTCGGGAATCGATAACACCGCGTATGTGGTGGGCGACCCTGAAAACGACGACGTGTTCTACGCCTATACCAAGGCGGACGGCAAGTTCTACAAGAGTTCCGATGCGGGCGCAAGCTTCAAGGCTGTGAGTACGCCTGGTGAAAGCGCATTCAAGAAGTTCCGTGCCATTCCGGGCTACGAGGGCGACTTGTGGCTGCCTGTCGCTATTCAGGATCCGTCGAATGGTACGCCCGCTAGTGGAAAACTGTTGCATTCAACCGATGGCGGTGCCACTTGGGCTGCGGTTGAAGGTGTCGGTTACTGCGAAGCGGTGGGTTATGGCGCACCCAAGGAAAAGGGCGGCTACCCGGCGATTTATGTGTTCGCAACTGTCGGTAAAGTGACGGGTGTGTTCGGCTCTGACGATAAGGGTAAAACCTGGACTCGCGTCAATGACGACGGTCACGAATACGGCGGCCTTGCCAACGGCGAATTCGTGATGGGCGATATGAATACTTATGGCGTTGTGTACATGAGTACGGCTGGCCGCGGCATCGCTGCCCGCGTACCGAGCGACTGGGAAATGGGTTCGTCAAATTCTGAAGGAACAACGAAGGTTGCGCCTGCCGTGAAAACGGTTGCGAATGCTTCCGTCGGTTATCACCACGGAAATTTGGAATTGACATTGAGTGCGTCGAGCGTACGCGTGAGCGTATTCGATATGAACGGCAAGAAACTTTCTAGCCGCTATTACAGCAGTTCTACATCGGTTCCGCTCAAGGAACTTGTGAAGGCGAAGGGAAGTTACTTTGTTCGCGTCGATAGCGGAACGAAGGTGCTGTTTGCAAATCGCGTGATTGTGACAAAGTAA
- a CDS encoding tandem-95 repeat protein — protein MKRENWSVAALLASAGLLASVGVAQESGDAAPAVENNAPSVMGIPGESIDEGKKFAPIKLDNYVSDDMDKPNQIKWSVSGNKQLKVSISPDRIATIEIPNQYWNGSEDITFMATDTKGAVGSETVNFNVESVNNPPVVKQIPDQTIDEGKTFAKIKLDDYVSDPDHPKNQILWEFDISPVGKDQADGDLNVEIDPNRVATVIIPDQNWYGSAKIKFTATDGEYASDSKTANFVVKPINDAPVLQKIPDQTIEEKNEFESISLTDYVADVDDDVMKLKWSISGNKDLKFDIDKYGSANIKIPNEFWNGSETVTFTVTDPAGASAKTTAKFTVKSMNDAPEFVQEVQDQTIDEKQEFKPIELDKLVKDPDHSFEQLKWSVSGNKDLAVNIAGKTATIKIPNKLWNGSESIKFKVCDPAGACAESENSFTVNSVNDVPQFVKQIPNQTIDEKKTFAKIKLDEFVKDADHKNSELSWEADVKHQGKEPQSGTLAVNVGDDHVASIEIPEQNWNGSAVVTFTVSDPEGASVKQAVTFTVKSINDLPVFKKIPDQVVEEKSEFASVMLEDYLSDADHDFSQLKIDITGNKDIKVNLNNKTREVSFKTPNELWNGSETITFTAVDPDGGKASTQMKLTMKSINDPPVMKDIAEQTIKEKGEFKPVELDKYVEDLDHAKEKLKWTVTGNRELKVTIDGGRVMKVVPPSPQWNGSETLVIKVTDPEGATDERSVAYTVESVNDVPEFVKQVAPQTIKEKGQFQPIKLGEMVRDLDNKLSDLQFTVDVKSTSKGNKDGELSVEIDAQHVANIKIPSKYWNGAAEITFTVTDPEGAKASSKALFTVQSVNDVPVLKKIPDQMIEEKHEFAQINLSEYASDPDHAFKDLKWTVTGNKQLKIDIDKNGVATIKMPAKNWNGSEKVTFTVTDPEGASAKSDAVFTVKSINDPPVMKDIANQTIKEKDEFKPIELDKFASDEDHDQAKLKWTVSGNKDLKVMIDAKRVATITTPNKFWNGSENITFTVTDPEGASDKRTVKFTVESVNDLPEFVKPIKDQSIPEKREFAIINLNDIVKDADHKQDQLSWSFDVKPAKGAPKGYTPQLKVTVDGQRMAKIVIPSKYWNGSEEITFKVEDPDGGKAHSTATFTVQSVNDAPTIGKINDQAIKEKEEFKSFNLKQLVKDPDHAYDKLKIEVTGNKDLKVSISKDGDVSIKAPNPLWNGSEKITFTVTDPEGASAKATAAFSVQSINDPPVMKDIASQTIKEKGSFKSIALDNHVEDLDHPKNKLKWKIEGAKELKVAMDASHNVSVLPPNPNWHGAETIKFTVTDPEGASDSRSVVFTVESVNDAPQFVRELKDQSIDEKKQFQQIKLDDLVKDPDHKNSELKWTFDVKAKSAAAPAKGKKGAAAEPTSSAKDGLSVKVDNNHVATIVIPNKYWNGAADITFTVTDPEGAKASKTAHYEVRSINDAPVISASAPKGETIRENGVFRTIDLSNLATDPDHKTAQLKWTVSGNKFLKVNMRKDNTVQIAVPDPQWNGKETVTFTVTDPEGASANHKMLFEVTRVNDAPVIAKKIPDQKIKEKELFKQIKLDEYVKDPDNKPSELKWTVTGNKQLKAEISPSRVLTVSAPDKNFWCAPESMVLIVKDPDGAETSQMVTFEITSVNDAPVLKNIPDQKIKEKGTFKEIDLNKFVHDPDHKLSELTWSVNVSKVNAAPAPKPAKKAKPAKKGKKGAKEEAAEEPAPAPVDDFQVEIDSKNIARVKIANKYWNGERNVTFTVKDPEGASDSKTVSFKVESVNDAPEIKPIAIQSIQEKEHFKPLDLAQYISDPDHPLSALKIEVAPARALKASINAKKELVVSTPDKFWSGTEKIKIDVYDPEGARATQQITYEVVPVNDPPVIKHIAGQKIKEKERFEIVDLSKAAEDPDNKPNELHWTVTGNKDLKVDIKGTRAQVLTPNPNWFGKETLTFTVKDIAGASASAKATFEVTPVNDPPTLKPVQPFVIEEKRTFAPVDFSKMVNDPDNSLEELTWTLDNDVPNVKGKKGKGGPAVKHEINFMINEKGLLQAETPNPYWNGMETVTVNVFDPAGEKASVQVKFTVKPVNDPPVVKKIPDQETLQGSTFKPIKLDQYVSDPDHKNTEIRWAAAGAKNLAVQINGNREAIVKPKKPDWFGEETLIFTAKDPAGASDKAMVKFTVKHVNAAPIMRDIPDFTIKEDDNNGVLAVIKLDQFARDKDHRFDELKWSFTGNKFLEVKYDKYKKTATVAQPHPNWNGKPEKITFTVTDPEGAKASKTALFTVIAVNDAPVATAQTYMTQEGEELKVSAAEGLMAGVQDPDGEKPVSVQLVQKPRNGKINLNERDGSFTYMPNKGFSGLDEFSFKVRDPGGLASQVTTAEVNVSFKMKDLRGGDTKKKAEPKKEEPKEEEKAPAKGKKGKKGKRR, from the coding sequence ATGAAACGTGAAAACTGGTCTGTAGCAGCCCTCTTGGCGTCTGCCGGATTACTTGCTTCCGTGGGCGTTGCCCAGGAATCTGGCGATGCGGCTCCGGCTGTTGAAAATAACGCACCTTCGGTGATGGGAATTCCGGGTGAATCTATCGACGAAGGCAAAAAATTTGCTCCGATTAAGTTGGACAACTATGTATCCGACGACATGGACAAGCCCAATCAGATTAAATGGTCTGTTTCGGGCAACAAGCAACTCAAGGTATCTATATCTCCCGACCGAATCGCGACGATAGAAATTCCGAACCAGTATTGGAACGGTTCCGAAGATATTACCTTCATGGCAACCGATACGAAGGGTGCCGTAGGTTCTGAAACGGTGAACTTCAACGTCGAATCCGTGAATAACCCGCCCGTGGTGAAGCAGATTCCGGATCAGACGATCGATGAAGGAAAGACCTTCGCTAAGATTAAGCTCGACGATTACGTCTCTGACCCCGACCATCCGAAGAACCAGATTCTTTGGGAATTCGACATTTCCCCGGTGGGGAAGGACCAGGCCGACGGTGACCTGAATGTGGAAATTGACCCGAACCGCGTGGCGACCGTCATTATCCCTGACCAGAACTGGTATGGATCTGCCAAGATTAAGTTTACGGCTACCGATGGTGAATACGCTTCGGATTCCAAGACCGCAAACTTTGTTGTAAAGCCGATCAACGATGCTCCGGTTCTTCAGAAGATTCCGGACCAGACCATCGAAGAAAAGAATGAATTCGAATCCATCAGCCTCACTGATTACGTGGCCGATGTGGATGACGATGTCATGAAGCTCAAGTGGTCCATTTCGGGCAACAAGGACCTGAAGTTCGATATCGACAAGTACGGTTCTGCAAACATCAAGATTCCGAACGAATTCTGGAACGGTTCCGAAACCGTTACATTCACGGTGACCGACCCTGCCGGTGCGTCTGCCAAGACGACCGCCAAGTTCACGGTCAAGTCCATGAACGACGCTCCTGAATTTGTTCAGGAAGTCCAGGATCAGACCATCGACGAAAAGCAGGAGTTCAAGCCTATCGAACTGGATAAGCTGGTTAAGGATCCTGACCACTCTTTCGAACAACTTAAGTGGTCCGTTTCTGGCAACAAGGACCTTGCCGTAAACATTGCCGGCAAGACCGCCACCATCAAGATTCCGAACAAACTCTGGAACGGTTCTGAATCGATCAAGTTCAAGGTCTGTGACCCGGCCGGTGCCTGCGCCGAATCCGAGAACAGCTTTACGGTGAACTCCGTGAACGATGTGCCGCAGTTCGTGAAGCAGATTCCGAACCAGACCATCGACGAAAAGAAGACCTTCGCAAAGATCAAACTCGACGAATTCGTGAAGGATGCCGACCACAAGAATTCCGAACTTTCTTGGGAAGCCGACGTGAAGCACCAGGGCAAGGAACCCCAGTCCGGTACGTTGGCTGTGAATGTGGGCGACGATCACGTTGCTTCGATTGAAATCCCGGAACAGAATTGGAATGGTTCCGCAGTCGTGACCTTTACCGTGTCTGACCCCGAAGGCGCCTCTGTCAAGCAGGCTGTGACCTTCACGGTGAAGTCCATCAACGACCTTCCGGTATTTAAGAAGATTCCTGACCAGGTTGTCGAAGAAAAGAGCGAATTCGCTTCTGTGATGCTCGAAGATTACCTTTCTGATGCCGATCACGATTTCTCCCAGTTGAAGATCGACATTACGGGTAACAAGGATATCAAGGTCAACCTGAATAACAAGACCCGCGAAGTTTCTTTCAAGACCCCGAACGAACTCTGGAATGGTTCCGAAACCATCACCTTTACTGCTGTTGACCCCGACGGTGGCAAGGCTTCTACGCAGATGAAGCTCACGATGAAGTCTATCAACGACCCGCCGGTGATGAAGGATATCGCCGAACAGACCATCAAGGAAAAGGGCGAATTCAAGCCGGTGGAACTCGACAAGTATGTCGAAGACCTCGACCATGCCAAGGAAAAGCTCAAGTGGACCGTGACGGGTAACCGTGAACTCAAGGTGACCATCGACGGTGGCCGCGTGATGAAGGTGGTTCCGCCCTCTCCGCAGTGGAACGGTTCCGAAACGCTCGTCATCAAGGTGACCGACCCCGAAGGCGCAACCGACGAACGCTCCGTTGCTTACACGGTTGAATCGGTGAACGATGTTCCTGAATTTGTGAAGCAGGTTGCTCCGCAGACGATCAAGGAAAAGGGCCAGTTCCAGCCGATCAAGCTCGGCGAAATGGTTCGCGACCTCGACAACAAGCTTTCTGACCTCCAGTTTACGGTTGATGTGAAGTCGACGTCCAAGGGTAACAAGGATGGCGAACTTTCTGTCGAAATTGATGCCCAGCATGTGGCTAACATCAAGATTCCGAGCAAGTACTGGAACGGTGCAGCCGAAATCACCTTCACGGTAACAGACCCCGAAGGTGCGAAGGCTTCTTCTAAGGCTCTGTTCACGGTGCAGTCCGTAAACGACGTGCCGGTGCTCAAGAAGATTCCGGACCAGATGATCGAAGAAAAGCATGAATTTGCCCAGATTAATCTCTCCGAATATGCTTCTGACCCTGACCATGCCTTTAAGGACCTCAAGTGGACGGTTACTGGTAACAAGCAGCTCAAGATCGATATCGACAAGAATGGTGTCGCTACGATTAAGATGCCTGCAAAGAACTGGAACGGTTCTGAAAAGGTGACCTTCACGGTGACGGACCCCGAAGGTGCTTCTGCCAAGTCCGATGCCGTGTTCACGGTGAAGTCTATCAACGATCCTCCGGTCATGAAGGATATCGCGAACCAGACTATCAAGGAAAAGGACGAATTCAAGCCCATTGAACTCGATAAGTTTGCTTCTGACGAAGACCACGACCAGGCTAAGCTCAAGTGGACCGTTTCCGGCAATAAGGACCTCAAGGTCATGATTGACGCAAAGCGCGTGGCAACCATTACGACCCCGAACAAGTTCTGGAACGGCTCCGAAAACATTACCTTCACGGTGACGGACCCCGAAGGCGCTTCTGACAAGCGTACGGTGAAGTTTACGGTGGAATCCGTGAACGACCTTCCTGAATTCGTGAAGCCCATCAAGGACCAGAGCATTCCTGAAAAGCGCGAATTCGCGATTATCAACCTGAACGATATCGTGAAGGATGCCGACCACAAGCAGGATCAGCTTTCCTGGAGCTTTGACGTGAAGCCGGCTAAGGGCGCTCCGAAGGGCTATACTCCGCAGCTCAAGGTGACTGTTGACGGCCAGCGCATGGCGAAGATTGTGATTCCGAGCAAGTACTGGAATGGTTCCGAAGAAATCACCTTCAAGGTGGAAGATCCGGATGGCGGCAAGGCTCACAGCACGGCAACCTTTACGGTGCAGTCCGTGAACGACGCTCCGACCATCGGCAAGATCAACGACCAGGCCATCAAGGAAAAGGAAGAATTCAAGTCGTTCAACCTGAAGCAGCTGGTGAAGGATCCTGACCACGCTTACGACAAGCTCAAGATTGAAGTAACGGGCAACAAGGACCTCAAGGTTTCCATTTCCAAGGACGGCGATGTGTCCATCAAGGCTCCGAACCCGCTTTGGAACGGTTCCGAAAAGATTACCTTCACGGTGACGGACCCCGAAGGCGCTTCTGCCAAGGCTACTGCCGCATTCTCCGTGCAGTCCATCAACGATCCTCCGGTCATGAAGGATATTGCTAGCCAGACCATCAAGGAAAAGGGTAGCTTCAAGTCTATCGCTCTCGACAACCATGTCGAAGACCTCGACCATCCGAAGAACAAGCTCAAGTGGAAGATCGAAGGTGCCAAGGAACTCAAGGTTGCCATGGATGCTAGCCACAACGTGTCCGTGCTTCCGCCGAACCCGAACTGGCATGGTGCCGAAACCATCAAGTTCACGGTGACGGACCCCGAAGGTGCTTCTGACAGCCGCTCTGTGGTCTTCACGGTGGAATCGGTGAACGATGCTCCGCAGTTCGTTCGCGAACTCAAGGACCAGTCCATCGACGAAAAGAAGCAGTTCCAGCAGATCAAGCTTGACGACCTCGTGAAGGACCCGGACCACAAGAATTCCGAACTCAAGTGGACCTTCGACGTGAAGGCGAAGTCTGCCGCCGCTCCTGCCAAGGGCAAGAAGGGCGCTGCTGCTGAACCGACTTCGTCTGCCAAGGATGGCCTGAGTGTCAAGGTGGACAACAACCACGTTGCAACGATCGTGATTCCGAACAAGTACTGGAACGGTGCTGCTGACATTACCTTCACGGTGACTGACCCGGAAGGTGCCAAGGCTTCCAAGACCGCCCATTACGAAGTGCGTTCCATCAACGATGCTCCGGTGATTTCTGCCAGCGCACCGAAGGGTGAAACTATCCGTGAAAACGGTGTGTTCAGGACCATCGACCTTTCTAACCTCGCTACTGACCCGGATCACAAGACCGCTCAGCTGAAGTGGACTGTCTCTGGCAACAAGTTCCTCAAGGTGAATATGCGTAAGGACAACACCGTCCAGATCGCAGTGCCGGATCCGCAGTGGAACGGCAAGGAAACGGTGACCTTCACGGTGACCGACCCGGAAGGCGCTTCTGCCAACCACAAGATGCTCTTCGAAGTGACTCGCGTGAACGACGCTCCGGTCATCGCCAAGAAGATTCCTGACCAGAAGATTAAGGAAAAGGAACTCTTCAAGCAGATCAAGCTCGACGAATACGTGAAGGATCCGGATAACAAGCCGAGCGAACTCAAGTGGACCGTGACGGGCAACAAGCAGCTCAAGGCTGAAATTTCTCCGAGCCGTGTGCTTACCGTTTCTGCTCCGGACAAGAATTTCTGGTGCGCTCCGGAATCCATGGTCCTTATCGTGAAGGACCCGGATGGCGCTGAAACTTCTCAGATGGTGACATTTGAAATCACCTCCGTGAACGACGCTCCGGTGCTCAAGAACATTCCTGACCAGAAGATCAAGGAAAAGGGTACGTTCAAGGAAATCGACCTGAACAAGTTCGTACACGATCCTGACCATAAGCTCTCTGAACTGACTTGGTCTGTGAACGTTTCGAAGGTGAATGCCGCTCCGGCTCCGAAGCCCGCCAAGAAGGCCAAGCCCGCTAAGAAGGGCAAGAAGGGTGCCAAGGAAGAAGCTGCCGAAGAACCTGCTCCGGCTCCGGTGGATGACTTCCAGGTGGAAATCGACAGCAAGAATATTGCTCGCGTGAAGATTGCGAACAAGTACTGGAACGGCGAACGCAACGTGACCTTCACTGTGAAGGACCCCGAAGGCGCTTCCGACTCCAAGACGGTGAGCTTCAAGGTTGAATCCGTGAACGACGCTCCGGAAATCAAGCCGATTGCAATCCAGAGTATCCAGGAAAAGGAACACTTCAAGCCGCTTGATCTTGCTCAGTATATCTCTGACCCGGATCATCCGCTGTCTGCTCTGAAGATTGAAGTGGCTCCGGCTCGCGCCCTCAAGGCCTCTATCAATGCAAAGAAGGAACTCGTCGTTTCTACTCCGGACAAGTTCTGGAGCGGTACCGAAAAGATCAAGATTGACGTGTATGACCCCGAAGGTGCTCGCGCTACCCAGCAGATCACCTACGAAGTGGTGCCTGTGAACGATCCTCCGGTTATCAAGCATATTGCAGGCCAGAAGATCAAGGAAAAGGAACGTTTCGAAATAGTTGACCTCTCCAAGGCCGCCGAAGATCCGGATAACAAGCCCAATGAACTCCACTGGACTGTGACCGGCAATAAGGACCTCAAGGTGGATATCAAGGGTACCCGTGCCCAGGTGCTGACTCCGAACCCGAACTGGTTCGGTAAGGAAACCCTCACTTTCACGGTGAAGGACATTGCCGGTGCCTCCGCTTCTGCTAAGGCTACCTTCGAAGTCACTCCGGTGAACGACCCGCCGACCCTCAAGCCGGTGCAGCCGTTTGTGATCGAAGAAAAGAGAACTTTTGCTCCGGTTGACTTCAGCAAGATGGTGAACGACCCCGATAACTCTCTCGAAGAATTGACCTGGACGCTCGACAACGATGTTCCGAACGTGAAGGGCAAGAAGGGTAAGGGTGGTCCTGCCGTGAAGCATGAGATCAACTTCATGATTAACGAAAAGGGCTTGCTCCAGGCTGAAACTCCGAACCCGTACTGGAACGGTATGGAAACCGTGACGGTGAACGTGTTTGACCCGGCTGGCGAAAAGGCTTCTGTCCAGGTGAAGTTCACGGTGAAGCCGGTGAACGATCCTCCGGTCGTGAAGAAGATTCCTGACCAGGAAACGCTGCAGGGCTCTACTTTCAAGCCGATTAAGCTTGACCAGTATGTTTCTGACCCCGACCACAAGAACACCGAAATCAGGTGGGCTGCAGCCGGTGCAAAGAACCTCGCTGTTCAGATTAACGGAAACCGCGAAGCGATCGTGAAGCCGAAGAAACCGGATTGGTTCGGTGAAGAAACCCTTATCTTTACCGCGAAGGACCCGGCCGGTGCTTCTGACAAGGCCATGGTGAAGTTTACCGTGAAGCATGTGAATGCCGCCCCGATTATGCGCGATATTCCTGACTTTACCATCAAGGAAGACGACAACAACGGTGTCTTGGCGGTAATCAAGCTCGATCAGTTTGCTCGCGACAAGGATCATCGTTTCGATGAACTCAAGTGGTCTTTTACCGGCAACAAGTTCCTCGAAGTGAAGTACGACAAGTACAAGAAGACCGCTACGGTTGCTCAGCCGCACCCGAACTGGAACGGCAAGCCTGAAAAGATTACCTTCACGGTCACGGACCCCGAAGGTGCCAAGGCTTCTAAGACGGCACTGTTCACGGTGATCGCAGTAAACGACGCTCCGGTCGCAACGGCTCAGACCTACATGACACAGGAAGGTGAAGAACTCAAGGTGAGCGCTGCCGAAGGCCTGATGGCCGGTGTGCAGGACCCCGATGGTGAAAAGCCGGTGTCCGTGCAGCTGGTGCAGAAGCCGCGCAACGGTAAGATCAACCTGAACGAACGTGACGGTTCCTTCACCTATATGCCGAACAAGGGCTTCAGTGGCCTTGACGAATTCAGCTTCAAGGTGCGTGATCCGGGTGGACTCGCCTCTCAGGTGACGACCGCCGAAGTGAACGTCTCCTTCAAGATGAAGGATCTCCGCGGTGGCGACACCAAGAAGAAGGCTGAACCGAAGAAGGAAGAGCCGAAGGAAGAAGAAAAGGCCCCGGCCAAGGGTAAGAAGGGCAAGAAGGGCAAACGCCGCTAA